A genomic segment from Streptomyces sp. NBC_00459 encodes:
- a CDS encoding YraN family protein, with amino-acid sequence MNTRNAEDSARRAARGNAQRGALGRYGEELAARRLTEAGMTVLERNWRAGRAGEIDIVARDGDALVVCEVKTRRAAGPAGAFQHPMAAVTPAKAERLRGLAERWVQEHGGAPPGGVRIDLVGVLLPRRGAPVVEHARGVA; translated from the coding sequence ATGAACACACGCAACGCAGAAGACAGCGCACGACGTGCTGCGCGGGGCAACGCACAGCGTGGAGCACTGGGCAGGTACGGCGAGGAACTCGCCGCGCGGCGGCTGACCGAGGCCGGAATGACGGTCCTGGAGCGCAACTGGCGCGCCGGCCGTGCCGGTGAGATCGACATCGTCGCCCGGGACGGCGACGCTCTCGTCGTCTGTGAGGTCAAGACCCGCCGGGCGGCCGGACCGGCGGGGGCCTTCCAGCACCCGATGGCGGCCGTCACTCCGGCGAAGGCGGAGCGGCTGCGGGGCCTCGCCGAGCGATGGGTCCAGGAACACGGGGGAGCGCCACCCGGCGGAGTCCGCATCGACCTGGTCGGCGTTCTCCTGCCCCGGCGCGGTGCGCCCGTGGTGGAACACGCGCGGGGGGTGGCGTGA
- the dprA gene encoding DNA-processing protein DprA, which yields MTGEAAGGASSGEWVPRSGAEELARVFLTRVVEPGDEVAGRWVRECGAVEVVRRLRDGGPMLTGVTGTRWAGLCARAAQAEPERDLAVARAAGVRFVWPGEPEWPAQLDDLGDARPTGLWVRGRPSLRMWALRSVAVVGARACTEYGAHMAATLAAGLAERGWVVVSGGAYGVDGAAHRGALAAGGATVAVLACGVDRPYPRGHTQLITRIAEQGLVVGELPPGDHPTQSRFVMRNRVIAALTRGTVVVEAAYRSGSLVTARAAQRLGRFTMGVPGPATSGLSAGVHELLRGEAMLVTDAAEVAELVGDMGELAPDRRGPVLPRDLLEPAAVRVLAALPARGTATADDIARGASTAKDDAVARLYELRSLGYVERHGDGWKLTRQAMISVRPDRDRC from the coding sequence GTGACGGGGGAGGCGGCCGGCGGCGCGTCGAGTGGCGAGTGGGTCCCCCGGTCGGGTGCGGAAGAGCTTGCCCGGGTCTTCCTCACCCGGGTCGTCGAGCCGGGGGACGAGGTCGCCGGGCGGTGGGTCCGGGAGTGCGGGGCCGTGGAGGTGGTACGGCGGCTGCGGGACGGCGGGCCCATGCTGACCGGGGTCACCGGGACCCGGTGGGCTGGGCTGTGCGCGCGGGCGGCACAGGCCGAGCCCGAACGGGATCTCGCCGTCGCACGGGCGGCGGGGGTGCGGTTCGTGTGGCCCGGCGAGCCGGAATGGCCGGCCCAGCTCGACGACCTCGGGGACGCGCGACCCACGGGACTGTGGGTGCGCGGGCGGCCCAGCCTGCGGATGTGGGCGCTGCGGTCCGTCGCCGTGGTGGGAGCCCGGGCCTGCACCGAGTACGGCGCCCACATGGCCGCCACGCTCGCCGCCGGGCTCGCGGAGCGCGGGTGGGTGGTGGTGTCGGGTGGCGCGTACGGGGTCGACGGGGCCGCGCACCGGGGAGCGCTCGCCGCGGGCGGGGCCACCGTCGCCGTACTCGCCTGCGGGGTCGACCGGCCCTACCCGCGCGGACACACCCAGTTGATCACCAGAATCGCCGAACAGGGTCTGGTGGTGGGTGAGTTGCCGCCCGGTGACCATCCGACGCAGAGCCGCTTCGTGATGCGGAACCGGGTGATCGCGGCTCTCACCCGGGGGACCGTGGTCGTCGAGGCCGCGTACCGCAGCGGCTCGCTGGTCACGGCTCGGGCGGCGCAGCGGCTGGGGCGGTTCACGATGGGGGTGCCGGGACCCGCCACCAGCGGGCTCTCCGCGGGGGTGCACGAACTCCTGCGCGGCGAGGCGATGCTGGTCACGGATGCCGCGGAAGTAGCCGAGCTGGTCGGGGACATGGGCGAACTGGCGCCGGACCGGCGTGGGCCGGTGCTCCCGCGCGACCTGCTGGAACCGGCGGCGGTACGCGTCCTGGCCGCGCTGCCCGCGCGGGGGACGGCGACGGCGGACGACATCGCGCGGGGCGCGTCGACGGCGAAGGACGACGCGGTCGCCAGGCTGTACGAGCTCCGATCACTTGGTTACGTCGAACGACACGGCGACGGCTGGAAGTTGACACGCCAGGCGATGATCTCCGTCCGGCCCGACCGGGACCGGTGCTGA
- a CDS encoding DUF2469 domain-containing protein, translating into MSAEDLEKYETEMELKLYREYRDVVGLFKYVIETERRFYLTNDYEMQVHSVQGEVFFEVSMADAWVWDMYRPARFVKQVRVLTFKDVNIEELNKSDLELPGG; encoded by the coding sequence GTGTCTGCTGAAGACCTCGAGAAGTACGAGACCGAGATGGAGCTGAAGCTCTACCGGGAGTACCGCGATGTCGTCGGTCTGTTCAAATATGTGATCGAGACCGAACGGCGCTTCTACCTCACCAACGACTACGAGATGCAGGTGCACTCGGTCCAGGGCGAGGTGTTCTTCGAGGTGTCGATGGCGGACGCCTGGGTGTGGGACATGTATCGGCCGGCCCGTTTCGTGAAGCAGGTGCGGGTACTCACGTTCAAGGACGTGAACATCGAGGAGCTGAACAAGAGCGATCTGGAGCTCCCGGGCGGCTGA
- a CDS encoding TetR/AcrR family transcriptional regulator — protein MAEHRSMQRAALLDAARSLLSEGGTESLTFPALAERTGLARSSVYEYFRSRASVVEELCEVDFPVWAAEVEAAMAAAEDPEDKVEAYVRRQLALVGDRRHRAVVAISASELDAGAREKIRAAHGGLVAMVVEALRDIGHAQPRMAAMLLQGIVDAAVRRIEFGVAEDPAVITDAAVVMALRGVRG, from the coding sequence GTGGCCGAGCACCGGTCGATGCAGCGAGCCGCCCTGCTGGACGCGGCGCGGTCCCTGTTGTCCGAGGGTGGGACGGAGTCGCTGACGTTCCCGGCTCTGGCCGAGCGGACCGGGCTCGCACGGTCGTCCGTCTATGAGTACTTCCGGTCGCGGGCGTCCGTCGTCGAGGAGCTGTGCGAGGTCGACTTCCCGGTCTGGGCTGCGGAGGTCGAGGCGGCGATGGCCGCGGCGGAGGACCCCGAGGACAAGGTCGAGGCGTATGTGCGCCGACAGCTCGCCCTGGTGGGTGACCGACGGCATCGGGCCGTGGTGGCGATCTCGGCGAGCGAGCTGGACGCGGGGGCCCGGGAGAAGATCCGGGCGGCCCATGGAGGGCTTGTCGCGATGGTGGTCGAGGCGCTGCGGGACATCGGGCATGCGCAGCCTCGAATGGCCGCGATGCTGTTGCAGGGGATTGTCGATGCGGCCGTGCGGCGGATCGAGTTCGGGGTTGCTGAGGATCCTGCGGTGATCACGGATGCGGCTGTGGTGATGGCGTTGCGGGGCGTGCGGGGCTGA
- the whiG gene encoding RNA polymerase sigma factor WhiG: protein MPQHTSGSDRATAPPAARDGGNVRPPAPSTLDELWRSYKTTGDERLREQLILHYSPLVKYVAGRVSVGLPPNVEQADFVSSGVFGLIDAIEKFDIEREIKFETYAITRIRGAMIDELRALDWIPRSVRQKARNVERAYTTLEARLRRTPTESEVAAEMGIAVDDLHAVFSQLSLANVVALEELLHAGGEGGDRLSLMDTLEDTAADNPVEVAEGRELRRFLARAINTLPDREKTVVTLYYYEGLTLAEIGNVLGVTESRVSQIHTKSVLQLRAKLASFGR, encoded by the coding sequence ATGCCCCAGCACACCTCCGGGTCCGACCGGGCGACGGCCCCACCGGCAGCCCGCGACGGCGGTAACGTGCGCCCGCCCGCTCCCTCGACCCTCGACGAGCTGTGGCGTTCGTACAAGACGACGGGCGACGAGCGGCTGCGCGAGCAGCTGATCCTGCACTACTCGCCGCTCGTGAAGTACGTCGCCGGCCGGGTGAGCGTCGGGCTGCCGCCCAATGTCGAGCAGGCGGACTTCGTCTCCTCCGGGGTGTTCGGGCTGATCGACGCGATCGAGAAGTTCGACATCGAGCGGGAGATCAAGTTCGAGACGTACGCGATCACTCGTATCCGGGGCGCGATGATCGACGAACTGCGGGCGCTGGACTGGATTCCGCGGTCGGTGCGGCAGAAGGCGCGGAACGTCGAGCGGGCGTACACGACGCTGGAGGCGCGGCTGCGGCGGACACCGACGGAGAGCGAGGTCGCCGCCGAGATGGGCATCGCGGTCGACGACCTCCACGCGGTGTTCAGCCAGTTGTCGCTGGCGAACGTGGTGGCTCTGGAGGAACTGCTGCACGCGGGGGGTGAGGGCGGGGACCGGCTGAGCCTCATGGACACGCTGGAGGACACCGCCGCCGACAACCCGGTCGAGGTGGCCGAGGGCCGGGAGCTGCGGCGGTTCCTGGCACGGGCGATCAACACACTGCCCGACCGGGAGAAGACCGTGGTGACGCTCTACTACTACGAGGGGCTCACCCTCGCGGAGATCGGCAACGTGCTGGGTGTGACCGAGAGCCGGGTCAGCCAGATCCACACCAAGTCGGTCCTGCAACTGCGCGCGAAGCTGGCGAGCTTCGGTCGCTGA
- a CDS encoding YifB family Mg chelatase-like AAA ATPase → MGFARTCSVALVGVEGVVVEVQADLEPGVAAFTLVGLPDKSLTESRDRVRAAVVNSGAAWPQKKLTVGLSPASVPKSGSGFDLAVAAAVLGAAERIDPRVLADIVMIGELGLDGRVRPVRGILPAVLAAADSGYEQVVVPECAAAEAALVPGVSVLGVRSLRQLIAVLTDEPVPEEEPDEHGRPDPLMAGLRMPGTGAATGMHSMGAAQYDNGHDLADVVGQHSARTAMEVAAAGGHHVFLEGPPGAGKTMLAERLPAVLPRLTRQESLEVTAVHSVAGLLPPGKPLIDTAPYCAPHHSATMQALVGGGQGVARPGAVSLAHRGILFLDETPEFGSQVLDALRQPLEAGHVVIARSAGVVRFPARFLMILAANPCPCGRFSQRDNLCECPPSVIRRYQARLSGPLLDRVDLRVEVDRVTRSQLVERGARGESTATVAERVRAARERAAARLVGTPWRTNSEVPGRELRSRWQAVPGAMEEAERNLERGVLTARGIDRVLRVAWTVADLVGHDRPDVTDVALALQLRTGVPRGVPMAIGALT, encoded by the coding sequence ATGGGATTCGCCCGAACGTGTTCGGTGGCGCTGGTGGGAGTCGAGGGCGTGGTCGTCGAGGTCCAGGCGGATCTCGAACCCGGCGTCGCAGCGTTCACCCTGGTGGGACTGCCCGACAAGAGCCTGACGGAGAGCCGGGACCGGGTCCGGGCGGCGGTCGTCAACTCGGGCGCGGCCTGGCCGCAGAAGAAGCTCACGGTGGGGCTCAGTCCGGCGTCCGTGCCCAAGAGCGGCAGCGGGTTCGACCTCGCCGTCGCGGCGGCCGTGCTCGGGGCCGCCGAGCGGATCGATCCCCGGGTTCTCGCGGACATCGTGATGATCGGCGAGCTGGGCCTCGACGGCCGGGTGCGACCGGTCCGGGGCATCCTGCCGGCGGTGCTGGCGGCGGCCGACTCGGGATACGAACAGGTGGTCGTGCCGGAGTGCGCCGCGGCCGAGGCCGCGCTGGTCCCCGGGGTGTCGGTGCTCGGCGTGCGCAGTCTGCGGCAGCTGATCGCCGTCCTCACGGACGAGCCCGTACCCGAGGAGGAACCGGACGAGCACGGCCGCCCTGACCCGCTCATGGCGGGCCTGCGGATGCCGGGCACCGGGGCGGCCACGGGCATGCACAGCATGGGCGCCGCGCAGTACGACAACGGTCACGACCTGGCCGACGTCGTGGGCCAGCACTCGGCGCGCACGGCGATGGAGGTGGCCGCGGCCGGCGGCCACCACGTGTTCCTGGAAGGCCCGCCGGGGGCCGGCAAGACGATGCTCGCCGAGCGGCTGCCCGCCGTCCTGCCCCGGCTCACCCGGCAGGAGTCTCTGGAGGTCACCGCCGTGCACTCGGTCGCGGGCCTGCTGCCGCCGGGCAAACCGCTCATCGACACGGCGCCCTACTGCGCCCCGCACCACTCGGCGACCATGCAGGCACTCGTCGGCGGTGGACAGGGCGTGGCGCGGCCCGGAGCCGTCTCGCTCGCCCACCGTGGAATTCTCTTTCTCGACGAGACTCCGGAGTTCGGGAGTCAGGTCCTGGATGCCCTGCGCCAGCCCTTGGAGGCCGGGCATGTGGTGATCGCGCGGAGCGCGGGGGTGGTGCGGTTCCCGGCCAGGTTCCTGATGATCCTCGCGGCCAATCCCTGCCCGTGCGGACGTTTCTCCCAGCGGGACAACCTCTGCGAGTGCCCGCCCTCCGTGATCCGGCGCTATCAGGCACGGCTCTCCGGGCCACTGCTCGACCGGGTCGACCTGCGGGTCGAGGTGGACCGGGTCACGCGCTCCCAACTCGTCGAACGCGGGGCCCGGGGCGAGTCCACGGCGACGGTCGCCGAGCGGGTGCGGGCGGCCAGGGAACGGGCGGCGGCGCGGCTCGTGGGAACCCCGTGGCGGACCAACAGCGAGGTGCCGGGACGGGAACTGCGCAGCCGCTGGCAAGCCGTGCCAGGCGCCATGGAGGAGGCCGAGCGGAATCTGGAACGGGGTGTGCTCACCGCGCGCGGGATCGACCGCGTCCTGCGGGTCGCCTGGACCGTCGCCGACCTTGTGGGCCACGACCGGCCGGACGTGACGGACGTCGCCCTGGCGCTGCAACTGCGTACGGGGGTGCCGCGAGGGGTGCCGATGGCGATCGGGGCGCTGACGTGA